The following are encoded together in the Anaerostipes caccae L1-92 genome:
- a CDS encoding pirin family protein translates to MERTVKTKVKGFRTTDGAVVNLVRVLENQTTKEFYPILMLDSFDSVNPDDYTAGFPMHPHRGIETISYVSRGKMVHKIVWVMKTEFQTERVCQANYVNFNFIGSVR, encoded by the coding sequence ATGGAAAGAACAGTGAAGACTAAAGTAAAAGGTTTTAGAACAACAGATGGAGCAGTTGTAAACTTAGTAAGAGTCTTAGAAAATCAGACAACAAAGGAGTTTTATCCTATTTTAATGCTTGACTCTTTTGACAGCGTTAATCCTGATGATTATACAGCAGGATTTCCAATGCATCCGCATAGAGGAATCGAAACAATCAGTTATGTGTCAAGAGGCAAAATGGTTCATAAGATAGTTTGGGTAATGAAGACGGAATTTCAGACGGAGAGGGTTTGTCAAGCAAACTATGTAAATTTTAATTTTATAGGGAGTGTAAGATAA
- a CDS encoding Ig-like domain-containing protein: MNIFYVSKFQPAIPAQAAKKKLSVNKVYDSASVVKGKTKKKYQVRIQIGKMTYKATANKKGNYSVKIPKQAAGKTLTVKAYFKKGKKWKAYTKKKVDVLAKTISIKRFYKSSKYIKGYVRPKYKVKVVMNGKTYSKRASSKKGYFSVKMKKAAGKAAATIKVYNAKGKFIKSYKRKAYDASPRPKYYQDGKPYTGKMPGRSDPIDLDAFNKKVNSARKFEDHSIYSRFDITDSYSIVYYGNGVGEIGYTNYYLDKSNNEEKMWFCAKHGVTLYYRVYKSENLKNTPTPGPSYNTGIITEKGEPATLIPERKDPKKNTASLPIKIVGYKNGKPVMASYYCMKLNAGR; the protein is encoded by the coding sequence ATGAATATTTTTTATGTTTCAAAATTTCAGCCGGCGATTCCGGCTCAGGCAGCAAAGAAAAAATTATCTGTAAACAAGGTATATGATTCGGCCTCAGTGGTAAAAGGAAAGACGAAGAAGAAGTATCAGGTTCGGATTCAGATTGGAAAGATGACTTATAAGGCAACCGCAAATAAAAAGGGAAACTACAGTGTAAAGATTCCGAAACAGGCGGCGGGCAAAACCTTAACGGTGAAGGCTTATTTTAAGAAAGGGAAGAAGTGGAAAGCCTATACAAAGAAAAAAGTTGATGTTTTGGCAAAAACCATTTCGATTAAAAGGTTTTATAAGTCTTCAAAGTATATAAAAGGATATGTAAGACCAAAGTATAAAGTAAAAGTCGTTATGAACGGAAAGACTTACAGCAAAAGGGCCAGCAGCAAAAAGGGATATTTTTCAGTGAAGATGAAAAAAGCTGCTGGAAAAGCGGCGGCGACAATTAAGGTTTACAATGCGAAAGGAAAGTTCATCAAATCCTATAAGAGAAAAGCCTATGATGCTTCACCAAGGCCCAAGTATTATCAGGACGGAAAGCCTTATACAGGGAAGATGCCCGGCCGGTCTGATCCCATTGATTTAGACGCTTTCAACAAAAAAGTAAACAGCGCCAGAAAATTTGAAGACCATTCTATTTACTCCAGATTCGACATAACAGACAGTTATTCTATTGTGTATTACGGGAATGGGGTAGGTGAAATCGGCTATACTAATTATTACTTAGATAAAAGCAACAATGAAGAGAAGATGTGGTTCTGTGCTAAGCATGGAGTGACGCTCTATTATAGGGTCTATAAGTCTGAAAACTTGAAGAATACTCCGACTCCCGGACCGTCCTATAATACTGGGATAATAACAGAAAAGGGAGAACCAGCAACCTTAATCCCTGAACGGAAAGATCCAAAAAAGAATACCGCTTCTTTACCGATCAAAATTGTCGGTTATAAAAATGGGAAGCCAGTCATGGCATCCTACTATTGTATGAAGTTAAATGCGGGACGTTAA
- a CDS encoding MarR family transcriptional regulator, whose translation MGRTEMKILIGLHRNVNALHKKTSKIAAEYNLTFSQFMVLEALYSKGDMSVGEVRERILSSVGTIPLIVNNLKK comes from the coding sequence TTGGGCAGAACAGAAATGAAAATTTTGATCGGACTTCACAGAAATGTAAATGCTTTACATAAAAAAACATCCAAAATAGCAGCAGAATACAATTTAACCTTTAGTCAATTTATGGTTTTAGAAGCTCTTTACAGTAAAGGCGATATGAGCGTCGGAGAGGTAAGGGAAAGAATACTCAGTAGCGTGGGAACCATACCTCTAATAGTGAACAACTTGAAAAAATGA
- a CDS encoding phage tail assembly chaperone, producing the protein MGNAAKAEEMVKVTKENELDLVQGLLEAADFRNDDDLQTEIQIKRNDKVFFKFKVRPLSEEELVKARRNAVVKMPNPSNPKLPPIEKDLRVEEFTAWKIYYATVDKEEVWDNPSVMKGLEAKGFPVLRGIDVINTVLRAGEKDAIDDQIDKISGFYDSEISEEEYAKN; encoded by the coding sequence ATGGGAAATGCAGCAAAAGCAGAAGAAATGGTAAAAGTAACAAAAGAAAATGAATTGGATCTGGTACAGGGGCTTTTAGAAGCAGCGGATTTCAGAAACGATGACGATCTCCAGACAGAAATTCAGATCAAAAGAAATGATAAGGTATTTTTTAAGTTCAAAGTGAGACCTTTAAGTGAGGAAGAATTGGTGAAGGCAAGAAGAAACGCGGTTGTTAAAATGCCGAATCCTTCAAATCCAAAATTACCTCCGATTGAAAAAGATCTCAGAGTGGAGGAGTTTACCGCATGGAAAATCTATTATGCAACCGTTGACAAAGAGGAAGTATGGGACAATCCTTCTGTCATGAAAGGACTGGAAGCCAAAGGTTTTCCGGTATTAAGAGGAATTGACGTCATCAATACGGTCCTAAGAGCGGGAGAAAAGGATGCGATCGATGACCAGATCGATAAGATCAGCGGTTTTTATGACTCCGAAATTTCCGAAGAGGAATATGCAAAAAACTAA
- a CDS encoding ImmA/IrrE family metallo-endopeptidase, whose translation MDLNYHDILVKILDVYRDCEVQSFPIDCYSILRHYGYRIFTYQNIRDINERLYQYCRNYSEDAFRYGAKRIIAYDENKSPFRIRFSIMHELGHIMLGHSRECAYNEQQANFFASNILAPRMAIHFAQCRNEDDVSSVFQISREAGSYAFQNYRLWKESAAREVSDVDEAMYRHFYHDEREEFIYSIKPCMICGETIYNSSEDLCLHCRMEHIRRQHTPLYTSRNDRMLLQIEQQQLNNL comes from the coding sequence GTGGATTTGAATTATCACGATATACTTGTTAAGATACTCGATGTTTACAGAGACTGTGAAGTCCAGTCATTTCCGATTGATTGTTACAGCATTTTAAGGCACTATGGATACCGTATTTTCACTTATCAAAATATACGGGATATCAATGAACGTCTTTACCAATACTGCAGGAATTATTCGGAAGACGCTTTCCGTTACGGAGCCAAACGGATCATAGCCTATGATGAGAACAAATCCCCTTTCAGGATTCGGTTCTCCATCATGCACGAACTGGGACATATTATGCTGGGCCATTCGAGAGAATGTGCCTATAATGAACAGCAGGCCAATTTTTTTGCAAGCAATATTCTGGCTCCCAGAATGGCCATTCATTTTGCACAGTGCCGGAATGAGGATGATGTCTCCTCGGTTTTCCAGATCAGCAGAGAGGCCGGGTCCTACGCATTTCAGAATTACAGACTTTGGAAAGAATCCGCAGCAAGAGAAGTAAGTGATGTCGACGAGGCCATGTACCGTCATTTTTATCATGATGAGAGGGAAGAATTTATTTACAGTATAAAGCCCTGTATGATATGCGGAGAGACAATTTATAATTCATCAGAAGATTTATGCCTCCACTGCAGGATGGAGCATATCAGAAGGCAGCACACCCCGCTATACACATCCAGAAATGACAGAATGCTTCTGCAGATTGAACAGCAGCAGCTCAACAATCTATAA
- a CDS encoding YSIRK-targeted surface antigen transcriptional regulator produces the protein MNLNEQDLKKVKSLHVMLKMPVWILEKETNKVLKSYKSVYKHPISYEFKERNISEEVVQFYSGMLNEIFLCLWYKDVKIVIGAFRVNNVTRADFSHVYNNLMKESKKILKENECWEYYVSLPVYPLGDIRDCLILLGFLFDMDLEDVYSKGLHEQVAQNQLELVRKPSEDTVYDTFRVERYTFDYENKIMNLVSQGDIELLKSGLVELGTSVLPILTSSSLKTEKNYTIIILEKLASLAIQVGKDILSVIKLRNYYIRKLEEQTEFIGVLATRDSAIIHFTKELHGVSNQARTSLIRCILQYINLKIYDNIKVAELAKQFYLSESALRSRFKEEIGVSINEYVNQRKIEESKMMIQSGVPIGEIARRLSFYDLSHYYRTFKKYTGVTPQQFRDTNIVV, from the coding sequence ATGAATTTAAATGAGCAGGATTTGAAAAAAGTCAAATCCTTACATGTCATGTTGAAAATGCCGGTATGGATATTAGAAAAAGAAACAAATAAAGTTTTAAAAAGCTATAAATCAGTTTATAAGCATCCTATTTCTTATGAATTTAAAGAAAGGAATATCTCAGAAGAAGTTGTACAATTTTATAGCGGAATGTTAAATGAAATTTTTTTATGTCTGTGGTATAAGGATGTAAAAATAGTGATTGGAGCTTTTAGGGTTAACAATGTTACAAGGGCAGATTTTTCTCATGTTTATAATAATCTAATGAAAGAAAGCAAAAAAATTTTAAAAGAAAACGAGTGTTGGGAATATTATGTATCGCTTCCCGTATATCCTCTGGGAGATATCAGAGATTGTTTGATTCTTCTGGGATTTTTGTTTGATATGGATTTGGAGGATGTTTATTCGAAAGGACTGCATGAGCAAGTGGCGCAAAACCAGTTGGAGTTGGTGAGAAAACCATCTGAAGACACGGTGTATGATACCTTCCGTGTGGAGCGATACACATTTGATTATGAAAATAAAATCATGAATCTTGTAAGTCAGGGCGATATTGAATTATTAAAAAGTGGCCTTGTAGAATTGGGAACAAGTGTTTTGCCAATTTTGACTAGCAGTTCTTTGAAAACAGAAAAGAATTATACGATTATTATTCTGGAAAAACTGGCATCACTGGCAATTCAGGTCGGGAAGGATATTCTTTCAGTAATCAAACTGAGAAATTATTATATTAGAAAGCTAGAGGAACAAACAGAGTTTATAGGGGTTCTGGCAACGCGAGACAGTGCGATCATCCATTTTACAAAAGAACTTCATGGGGTATCGAATCAGGCCAGAACATCCCTGATTCGATGTATCTTACAATATATTAATTTGAAAATTTATGACAATATCAAAGTTGCAGAACTTGCAAAACAGTTCTATTTATCAGAAAGTGCACTTCGTAGCAGATTTAAAGAAGAAATAGGCGTATCCATCAATGAGTATGTCAACCAGAGAAAGATTGAGGAATCAAAGATGATGATTCAGTCAGGGGTTCCGATAGGAGAAATTGCAAGGCGTTTGAGCTTCTATGATCTGTCTCATTATTACCGCACTTTTAAAAAATATACAGGTGTGACACCACAGCAATTCAGGGATACAAATATTGTGGTATAG
- a CDS encoding HPr family phosphocarrier protein, which translates to MISKSINIHVTENKEERPVAFLVQMASQFESKILIEAGNKRINGKSIMGMMSLGLDDLDNITVVADGADEETAITTIEKYLTKGA; encoded by the coding sequence ATGATTTCTAAGAGTATCAATATTCATGTGACCGAGAACAAGGAAGAACGTCCGGTTGCCTTTCTGGTCCAGATGGCCAGCCAGTTTGAGAGCAAGATCCTGATCGAGGCAGGCAACAAAAGGATCAACGGAAAAAGTATCATGGGTATGATGAGTCTTGGGTTGGATGATTTAGATAATATAACTGTTGTTGCTGACGGAGCAGACGAAGAAACTGCCATCACAACAATTGAAAAATATTTGACAAAAGGAGCATAA
- a CDS encoding MarR family winged helix-turn-helix transcriptional regulator, with product MNYIERLSDEKDRRVCILHLTKEGYDVISKIAPKNEAMITESMEVLDQEEKEKLVYLLKKIGGKFNGKNSED from the coding sequence ATGAACTATATCGAAAGATTATCTGACGAGAAAGACAGGCGTGTATGTATACTGCATCTGACGAAAGAAGGCTATGATGTTATTAGCAAAATTGCACCTAAAAATGAAGCGATGATAACAGAAAGCATGGAAGTATTGGATCAAGAAGAAAAAGAAAAACTGGTATATCTTTTGAAGAAAATAGGAGGAAAATTTAATGGAAAGAACAGTGAAGACTAA
- a CDS encoding SHIRT domain-containing protein: protein MIQRKLKKKFSMLLALILTFGTMFSGTMSVHAEEAPQEILSLSFDMDEVKEPVLGDTVPDSFNVQPNDGNSLTDGGEVFASWRVKQADGNWGYAKPTSETVQFEAGKEYRLRFDIQNLKAADGKIFHDNVPAVKVNDMDVSVVTDDNVTDSYYTKTDDTTVSFAMYSKSFKIENILSEVPPAETPEKTFIVTKDTDGSEIGRYDTLQDTLGAINSDNKDKWNAYTVMVTRDYTEDDKAPGIPMNATVTVTSSPGNQFVITRVNPGKAWSSRHFNVGGDSSLTLKNIILDGNNAMGGIYSDGGVGTHTRATTIILDEGAVIRNCLGRGSDPYTPWSGGAIVTLGNGKGVVTTIKKGAVIENCKSSEGYDGGAVYVDEGTQLNLEGGVIEGCEAIGTEVTVGGSIRHSNGGAIMLHGTMNMTGGIISNNKTTASGGGIAVSDTGRLSITGGTIKGNNGAHGGGIFIQESTSETKIENVTFMRNQAKYGGGVYLHKNAGINVSNSTFSNNFAIQGGAIYTGNSDYDNPADTGKYQTVKLAGDVSFENNSASYGLYTPPENADEFTNLKFSKSSVTGKNIFPVDSLLTNYDINYINGDKIDPTEKYQIRFEFKSTTSERDLPSDILDLLPDPIIGIKKGDKVTLPIFADSEIKVEDGKWVFTGWKDGTEIVVNDNILVVGEWKFCPNMSVINNVPTISANDVTLNVDDNFDPLLDVSATDKEDGDITLTKDNIIANDVDTSKAGIYHVTYKVTDKNGASAEKTITVTVEQKTTNKPQQPQKPNKPNNTTKPDKQSKSPKTGDMSNISLFAFMFAGSSGALAVLFGKKRKRNKNA from the coding sequence ATGATACAAAGAAAGTTAAAAAAGAAATTCTCAATGCTTTTAGCACTGATTTTAACTTTTGGAACAATGTTCTCAGGTACAATGTCTGTACATGCTGAAGAAGCTCCACAGGAAATTTTAAGTTTATCGTTTGATATGGACGAGGTAAAAGAGCCGGTTCTTGGAGATACAGTACCAGATAGTTTTAATGTTCAGCCAAATGATGGGAACAGCCTTACAGATGGTGGTGAAGTATTTGCAAGCTGGAGGGTAAAACAGGCTGACGGAAATTGGGGTTACGCAAAACCCACATCGGAAACAGTGCAGTTTGAGGCTGGAAAAGAGTATCGCTTAAGATTTGATATCCAGAACCTTAAGGCAGCAGATGGAAAAATATTTCATGATAATGTCCCTGCTGTTAAAGTGAATGATATGGATGTATCTGTCGTGACGGACGATAATGTTACAGATTCTTACTATACCAAGACAGATGATACAACAGTATCATTTGCGATGTATTCAAAATCCTTTAAAATAGAAAATATACTATCGGAAGTTCCGCCAGCAGAAACACCAGAAAAAACATTTATCGTTACCAAAGACACGGATGGCTCTGAAATTGGCCGATATGACACGCTTCAGGATACACTGGGAGCTATTAACAGTGATAATAAAGATAAGTGGAATGCATATACCGTTATGGTAACCCGTGATTATACAGAAGATGACAAGGCACCAGGCATTCCTATGAATGCGACGGTCACTGTTACCTCATCTCCAGGAAATCAATTTGTGATTACGCGTGTAAACCCGGGTAAGGCGTGGTCATCAAGGCATTTTAATGTTGGCGGTGATTCGTCCCTGACGCTGAAAAATATCATCCTTGATGGAAACAATGCCATGGGAGGTATTTATTCGGATGGAGGTGTTGGAACACATACAAGGGCTACCACGATCATCTTGGATGAGGGAGCAGTTATAAGAAACTGCCTTGGGCGAGGATCTGATCCGTATACTCCGTGGTCAGGCGGAGCAATCGTTACCTTAGGTAACGGCAAAGGCGTAGTAACGACTATTAAGAAAGGTGCCGTAATCGAAAACTGTAAAAGCTCAGAAGGCTATGATGGCGGAGCAGTCTATGTAGATGAAGGTACACAGCTTAACTTAGAAGGTGGTGTTATTGAAGGCTGTGAAGCGATAGGCACTGAAGTTACAGTTGGGGGGAGTATCCGTCACAGTAATGGTGGCGCAATTATGTTACATGGTACAATGAACATGACTGGTGGCATAATTTCTAATAACAAGACAACTGCCAGTGGAGGTGGTATCGCTGTATCTGATACTGGCAGACTTTCTATAACAGGTGGAACGATTAAGGGAAATAATGGAGCGCATGGCGGTGGTATTTTCATTCAAGAAAGTACATCAGAAACTAAGATTGAAAATGTCACATTTATGAGAAATCAAGCTAAATATGGTGGAGGAGTATACCTACACAAGAATGCCGGAATAAATGTAAGTAACAGTACATTTTCCAATAATTTTGCAATACAAGGCGGTGCAATTTATACTGGAAATTCTGATTATGACAATCCGGCGGATACAGGTAAATATCAGACTGTTAAACTTGCAGGTGATGTGAGCTTCGAAAACAACTCTGCTTCATATGGACTTTACACTCCGCCTGAAAATGCAGATGAATTTACGAATCTTAAATTTTCGAAATCATCTGTGACAGGTAAAAATATCTTTCCTGTGGATTCACTTTTGACAAACTATGATATTAACTATATCAATGGGGATAAGATTGATCCAACTGAAAAGTATCAAATTCGTTTTGAGTTTAAAAGCACAACCTCAGAAAGAGATTTACCAAGCGATATATTGGATTTGCTTCCAGACCCAATAATTGGCATTAAAAAAGGCGATAAAGTAACTTTACCTATTTTTGCTGATTCTGAAATCAAGGTAGAAGATGGAAAGTGGGTATTCACAGGCTGGAAAGACGGAACAGAAATAGTAGTTAATGACAATATATTGGTGGTTGGTGAATGGAAGTTTTGCCCAAATATGAGTGTTATCAATAATGTGCCTACGATTTCAGCAAATGATGTTACATTGAATGTAGACGATAATTTCGACCCATTGTTAGACGTTAGTGCAACGGACAAAGAAGATGGCGATATTACGCTGACAAAGGATAATATTATTGCGAATGATGTAGATACTTCTAAAGCTGGTATTTATCATGTGACATATAAAGTAACTGACAAAAACGGAGCTTCTGCTGAAAAAACAATTACTGTTACAGTGGAACAAAAAACTACTAACAAACCACAACAGCCACAGAAGCCAAATAAGCCAAACAATACAACAAAGCCTGATAAACAGTCCAAAAGTCCAAAAACAGGTGATATGTCAAATATAAGTTTATTTGCTTTTATGTTTGCTGGCTCAAGTGGTGCATTAGCTGTTTTATTTGGTAAAAAGCGTAAAAGAAATAAAAATGCTTAA
- a CDS encoding DUF1492 domain-containing protein, with protein sequence METHQIKKRGIDLTEKELGQMHYLNREIEKLNEELSWMECKSMIKSPLLTGMPFGTGVSDKTADYAVRMEEIRELIDLSIKKLLHTRAEIERFLQEIEDPELRLIIRLRSINNLGWQEIGEELGMDRRTASRKYQRFCEEKLA encoded by the coding sequence ATGGAAACACATCAGATAAAGAAAAGAGGGATTGATTTGACAGAAAAGGAATTGGGTCAGATGCATTATCTGAACAGGGAAATTGAGAAACTGAATGAAGAACTCAGCTGGATGGAATGTAAGAGTATGATAAAGTCACCGCTGCTGACGGGGATGCCGTTTGGGACCGGGGTCAGCGACAAGACAGCAGACTATGCGGTGCGAATGGAGGAGATCAGAGAGCTGATCGACCTGTCCATTAAAAAACTCCTGCACACGAGGGCAGAGATCGAACGGTTCCTACAGGAGATCGAAGATCCGGAACTCAGGCTTATTATACGGCTTCGTTCCATCAATAATCTCGGATGGCAGGAGATCGGGGAAGAACTTGGGATGGACAGAAGAACTGCGTCAAGGAAGTATCAGAGATTTTGTGAGGAGAAACTTGCTTAA
- a CDS encoding phage tail tube protein: MKERIDVRTIMTGNDGKLFLHVNNEPVLLAEVKEYEIKANFANIEYKPVGDVQQYAIPDKVKFTLNFTGAVIRDDLTIAPLLKSIKETGAIPTYDFQASAARNTDGKEQRLVLKNCLPDGDFDLMTLKAGEVVTRQQSFVVNEVPYFIDWIDGSK, translated from the coding sequence ATGAAAGAGAGAATCGATGTCAGAACAATCATGACAGGAAATGATGGAAAGTTATTTCTGCATGTGAACAATGAGCCGGTATTACTGGCCGAAGTAAAAGAGTATGAAATCAAGGCAAATTTTGCAAATATCGAATATAAACCAGTAGGGGATGTGCAGCAGTATGCAATTCCGGATAAAGTAAAATTCACCCTGAATTTCACAGGGGCAGTTATCCGTGACGACCTTACAATCGCACCGCTCTTAAAAAGTATCAAAGAAACCGGAGCAATTCCGACCTATGATTTCCAGGCATCTGCGGCCCGCAATACAGACGGCAAGGAGCAGAGACTGGTGTTAAAGAACTGTCTGCCTGACGGAGACTTCGACCTGATGACTTTGAAAGCAGGCGAAGTAGTTACAAGACAGCAGAGTTTCGTAGTCAATGAAGTACCGTACTTTATCGACTGGATTGACGGAAGTAAATAA
- a CDS encoding helix-turn-helix transcriptional regulator has translation MGIGAKLELLLQEHHMNANELAKKINVAPTTIYSMIKRDSRKADIEVLLKISKELGVTTEYFCDDEFLTSDSRKEPSYEDLKTLIARNGKEMSIEEKLELIKMLSEL, from the coding sequence ATGGGAATTGGAGCAAAGTTGGAGCTGTTACTGCAGGAACATCACATGAATGCCAATGAACTGGCCAAGAAAATCAATGTGGCACCTACGACTATTTATTCGATGATTAAGAGAGACAGCAGAAAGGCAGACATAGAAGTTTTATTAAAGATTTCGAAGGAACTCGGTGTCACCACTGAGTATTTCTGCGACGATGAATTCCTGACCTCTGACAGCAGAAAAGAACCATCATATGAAGATTTGAAAACACTGATCGCAAGAAACGGAAAAGAAATGTCTATTGAGGAAAAATTAGAACTTATAAAGATGTTATCTGAATTATAA
- a CDS encoding phage tail sheath subtilisin-like domain-containing protein, which translates to MAGTYQTGEEKIRPGVYRKYETPVKETVAGAMTGVFAIPVKADFGPLDTVTVHTKADTVSAMYGNGGTVKGALNLFEGGAQKVYVYRLGTGGSTGKLELKDGEDAAVVSLETKYPSPTAFSVTLKRKLGFSMRKEFSVYEGAVLKEKMEYDVPESGNEVAIFVDTVNKKSSIFNAAKKTEESKQLAEIVQEPITAGTESTVTNEDYSTAFDAFEAYKWNILVADTVDTGVHTLMKAYMDRIKKNGSVGACVIGEGTNVSFEDRLSHAKECNCEYVIYVGSGFVDMQGNNVDGYEAVTLQAGVIGSTPTNQSIVHKAIPNAVDVIEVLKDEEYIDAINHGLLLLSPSEDGQVWFDSGVNTLTVPAENQDAGWKKVRRTMTRYEIFDRIDRTITPLIGRVNCDSDGIAAVIKAAKDVLDEMINEKKLMVGADFFEDKENPHGTDDVRFVIKVTDLDSLEKVYLNYQFSFGAAE; encoded by the coding sequence ATGGCAGGTACATATCAGACAGGGGAAGAAAAAATCAGACCTGGTGTTTACCGTAAATATGAAACACCAGTGAAAGAAACAGTGGCAGGTGCAATGACTGGAGTCTTTGCAATTCCTGTAAAAGCCGACTTTGGACCGCTTGACACAGTTACGGTTCATACAAAGGCGGATACAGTCAGTGCAATGTATGGAAACGGTGGTACTGTGAAAGGCGCCCTCAATTTATTTGAAGGAGGCGCACAGAAGGTATATGTTTACCGTCTGGGTACAGGGGGAAGCACAGGCAAACTCGAGCTGAAGGACGGAGAGGATGCAGCAGTTGTTTCATTGGAGACAAAATATCCATCACCGACAGCATTTTCTGTTACTTTAAAAAGGAAACTTGGATTTAGCATGAGGAAAGAATTTTCCGTTTATGAAGGTGCAGTATTAAAAGAAAAAATGGAATACGATGTTCCTGAAAGTGGAAATGAAGTTGCGATTTTTGTTGACACAGTGAATAAGAAGTCATCTATTTTTAATGCTGCAAAAAAGACAGAAGAATCAAAACAGCTTGCAGAAATCGTGCAGGAGCCAATCACTGCAGGAACTGAGTCTACAGTGACCAATGAGGATTACAGCACTGCTTTTGATGCATTTGAAGCATACAAGTGGAATATTCTTGTGGCAGATACCGTGGATACCGGAGTTCATACGCTGATGAAAGCATACATGGACCGAATCAAGAAAAATGGTTCCGTTGGTGCGTGCGTTATCGGAGAAGGTACAAATGTGTCCTTTGAAGACAGATTGTCACATGCAAAAGAGTGTAACTGTGAATACGTTATTTATGTGGGAAGCGGATTTGTGGATATGCAGGGAAATAATGTTGACGGATATGAAGCAGTGACGCTTCAGGCTGGAGTTATCGGAAGTACTCCGACAAATCAGTCCATTGTGCATAAAGCGATTCCTAATGCAGTGGATGTGATCGAAGTACTGAAAGATGAGGAGTATATTGATGCGATTAACCATGGTCTGCTTTTACTGTCTCCAAGCGAAGACGGACAGGTATGGTTTGACAGCGGCGTCAATACTCTGACAGTACCGGCGGAAAATCAGGATGCCGGATGGAAGAAAGTTAGAAGAACCATGACCAGATATGAGATCTTTGACCGAATTGACCGCACGATTACTCCGTTAATCGGACGTGTGAACTGTGATTCCGATGGGATTGCGGCAGTCATTAAAGCGGCAAAAGACGTATTAGATGAAATGATCAATGAGAAGAAACTGATGGTTGGAGCGGATTTCTTTGAAGACAAAGAAAATCCTCATGGAACCGATGATGTCCGTTTTGTCATTAAAGTGACAGACCTTGACAGTCTTGAGAAGGTATATCTGAATTACCAGTTTAGTTTTGGAGCAGCAGAATAG